Part of the Desulforegula conservatrix Mb1Pa genome is shown below.
TTCAAAGAATTTCCATCTGTCATCGCCTGACATTGCTTCTATTTTTTTGATGTCAGCAAAACGATCCGCAACTTCCTGTTCCTTGACCGGCTCTGCTATCATCTCGTCAAAAAGAGCCGGATTTCTGTGCATGCAGGTCTTGCAGTTGCTCTGGAGAACTTCTGGCTTTTTGAGAGCTTTTTCAGATCCGTCACAGACAATCTTTATGTCGTCACCATTTTCAGTCATTGCGGTGATATCGCCAGGGCACATTGTCTTTATGACAGACTTGTCCACCATGCCTGTGCACGGTACACCGATAATATAAAGATTTTCACGTTTGATCTGGTTTTCTATTATATGGGTAACAAGGTTGCGTGAATCGCAGCCCTTGGCTATGACAGCAACCTTGTCTTTTCTTCCCTTTGCGTAATTAGCAAGGTTAAGGCGGCAGTTTGAATCCCATACCAGCTTGTCAACATCTTCAGCGCTGCTTATGAGGCACGGTTCGGTCATCA
Proteins encoded:
- a CDS encoding 4Fe-4S ferredoxin, translating into MTAYIDKIKEAARRVLSEKKVDAVIGFKSGSVAMMTEPCLISSAEDVDKLVWDSNCRLNLANYAKGRKDKVAVIAKGCDSRNLVTHIIENQIKRENLYIIGVPCTGMVDKSVIKTMCPGDITAMTENGDDIKIVCDGSEKALKKPEVLQSNCKTCMHRNPALFDEMIAEPVKEQEVADRFADIKKIEAMSGDDRWKFFEDMLSSCTRCYACKNACPLCYCPTCFVDESRPQWVGKGLDPIDVRTYHFLRAFHCAGRCTDCGACEAACPMDIKVRLFTKKLEKDCFESFGWEAGMSIDERPPLDTYKVNDQESFIR